In one Flammeovirga yaeyamensis genomic region, the following are encoded:
- a CDS encoding T9SS type A sorting domain-containing protein, with amino-acid sequence MKRLLPFIKMMAVMLCIALSFNANAQNQYTYWNVNGKNVGELTSLNRVTGSESSDPTGESCYKQYTVIRSDAQRPYLNFDLDGVIDFSDSKEIKLKMFTFSPDKPVTNTTLAIGLYDKELSAEKLAYATVENFDEWVEYTFNFDDVNTEIAFSTVRVYFNFDDKSGESNNMIYVLDHITGPLVKQDMINTTASVLEDGRRVQINFLNHTEFAQFFNPTFKVFNEAGSELSVRQTSIQSAFIELLLNEEVQINEKLTYSFVGGTVSDIDGLVLSPFAGKEVMNNSKIDETNSLLYKFGQPSLLNLGNPYQFTLEETAKDPVNPSEIAGKFVRGESQWVNIVWTLSKNHEFDFTSSKTFSFDVYLEDINKLDLNKKVNIGFRRYDAEGNRLPDLNLPNHQSITCYGNWATYTFDLSEYTMDDLNGITDVLFYIAPSDDNLKGTGLTGYINNVRGPKIISDELVASASLSPMNNKVLVDIVSFGELTTVTTPDFTVTENGQPVAVTMVSNTERQLVLELERTLDMDAEIVVSYNADNGKVQDENGFVLASFTQNLNEQKVVVEKEMENGVFYFYDGSTTNPLFNVNPVNQVVEVVDNPFPTAEVADAKVSKIDRKKGHRAIQYMNLLDGATIYGDRNLKFSIYVYQEGQAEMIRQNVLQFRIFTPGRAGNIVERLDVVKQDGWVKYTFDFTDFVTNNTDGSLVKESVYDTFELTFGEDIGDGGSDATIESTIYYATNFFGPHVQSDGDASLYSLMSDDMYLDGLSEGTKNFTIDVTYGAEVPQISAVANNKEAVIDIAQANSLSENTVVTVTSKDGNTTEIYTITYNEAAPSMNADLKEISLNGFAISNFDPAQTEYTITYLRGETTVPEVDAMVADETATYSIDAPMEIPGETVITVTAQNGDEKVYTLHFEWTTASDINTVEYIKVNDVAIAEFDQNTLMYEVTYPYGTTAIPTVTSSTTDEFASIDITQVPMMPGDATIEVTAQDGSVNTYTVKFLLGAPSTDATLASLSIDGQPLDNFSADVFEYNVEYPYGTTTIPELSGETSFVDVANVETNQATAMPGSASIVVTAQDGVTMLTYTVNYNWGDPSTDASITAILLDGVAMEEFEVATNNYEVMLPASTETLPVITVTTSDENATYEVSTLEGLEGEVTITITAQDGTTTSTYSINFSLEVLSDNANLTAILLDDVALEGFNADVFDYEVTVSALQTVTYTLEDETASVEVVQATVFGEKAIIKVTAEDGVTVKEYTVLFKQLAPTSINDLFADIKVYGFNQVLTLSSKDGFRNNAVRIFNTNGQLVHQQKIDGTKVQIKNLRSSIYIVQLEIDGQVYVQKVML; translated from the coding sequence ATGAAACGATTATTACCTTTTATTAAAATGATGGCTGTAATGCTATGCATTGCACTATCATTTAATGCAAACGCACAAAACCAATATACTTATTGGAATGTCAACGGTAAAAACGTTGGTGAATTAACTTCCTTGAATCGTGTTACAGGATCAGAAAGTAGCGATCCTACAGGCGAAAGCTGTTATAAACAATACACAGTTATCCGTTCTGATGCACAAAGACCTTATCTTAATTTTGATTTGGATGGAGTGATTGATTTCTCGGATTCCAAGGAGATTAAATTAAAGATGTTTACGTTTTCTCCCGATAAACCAGTAACAAATACAACCCTTGCTATTGGTTTATATGATAAAGAACTTTCTGCAGAAAAGTTAGCTTATGCTACGGTAGAAAATTTTGATGAGTGGGTGGAATACACTTTTAATTTTGACGATGTAAACACTGAAATAGCATTCTCTACAGTACGTGTTTATTTTAACTTCGACGACAAATCGGGAGAGTCAAATAATATGATCTATGTGTTGGATCATATCACAGGACCTTTGGTAAAACAAGACATGATCAATACAACGGCTTCAGTTTTAGAGGACGGCCGTCGTGTTCAAATCAACTTCTTAAATCATACGGAGTTTGCTCAATTTTTTAATCCAACTTTCAAAGTATTCAACGAAGCAGGATCAGAACTATCTGTTCGTCAAACATCTATTCAATCTGCTTTTATTGAATTGCTATTGAATGAAGAAGTTCAAATCAACGAGAAATTGACTTACAGCTTTGTTGGTGGAACTGTTTCAGATATAGATGGATTAGTTTTATCTCCTTTTGCAGGAAAAGAAGTAATGAACAATTCTAAGATAGATGAGACTAATTCACTACTTTATAAATTTGGTCAACCTTCTTTATTGAACTTAGGAAATCCATATCAATTTACTTTAGAGGAAACTGCTAAAGATCCTGTTAACCCGTCTGAAATTGCCGGTAAATTTGTCAGAGGTGAATCTCAATGGGTAAATATTGTTTGGACATTATCAAAAAATCACGAATTTGATTTTACTTCATCAAAAACATTCTCATTTGATGTTTATTTAGAGGATATCAATAAGTTAGATTTAAATAAAAAGGTAAATATTGGTTTTAGAAGATATGATGCTGAGGGGAATCGTTTACCTGATTTAAATCTACCAAATCACCAAAGCATTACTTGTTACGGAAATTGGGCAACATATACTTTTGATCTCTCAGAGTATACGATGGACGATTTAAACGGCATTACCGATGTGTTATTCTATATCGCTCCGTCAGATGACAATTTGAAAGGTACAGGTTTGACGGGGTATATCAACAATGTTCGTGGACCTAAAATCATTTCTGATGAGTTAGTGGCTTCTGCATCATTAAGTCCAATGAACAATAAAGTTTTAGTAGACATTGTATCTTTTGGCGAGTTGACAACAGTAACTACTCCAGATTTTACGGTAACAGAAAATGGTCAGCCTGTAGCTGTGACTATGGTGTCTAATACTGAAAGACAATTAGTATTAGAATTGGAAAGAACATTGGACATGGATGCCGAAATTGTAGTGAGCTATAATGCGGATAATGGTAAAGTTCAGGACGAAAATGGTTTTGTGTTGGCTTCTTTCACTCAGAACCTGAACGAACAAAAAGTAGTAGTAGAAAAAGAAATGGAAAATGGTGTTTTCTATTTCTATGATGGGTCAACAACGAATCCATTGTTCAACGTAAACCCAGTAAACCAAGTGGTTGAAGTAGTGGATAATCCATTCCCTACCGCTGAGGTGGCTGATGCAAAAGTCTCTAAGATTGATCGTAAAAAAGGACATAGAGCTATTCAGTACATGAATCTATTGGATGGTGCGACGATTTATGGAGACAGAAACCTGAAATTCTCTATCTATGTATATCAGGAAGGTCAAGCTGAAATGATCAGACAAAATGTATTGCAATTCAGAATATTCACTCCTGGTAGAGCGGGTAACATCGTAGAAAGATTAGATGTAGTGAAACAAGACGGATGGGTGAAATATACTTTTGATTTTACAGATTTCGTAACCAATAACACCGACGGTTCATTAGTAAAAGAATCTGTATACGATACTTTTGAGTTGACTTTTGGTGAAGATATTGGAGATGGTGGTTCAGACGCGACTATCGAGAGCACAATTTATTATGCCACCAACTTCTTTGGACCACATGTACAATCGGATGGAGATGCTTCATTGTATTCATTAATGTCAGATGATATGTATTTGGACGGATTATCTGAAGGAACGAAAAACTTTACAATCGATGTGACTTATGGTGCTGAAGTACCTCAAATTTCAGCTGTTGCTAATAATAAAGAAGCAGTAATTGATATTGCTCAAGCAAATTCACTAAGCGAAAATACAGTGGTGACGGTGACTTCAAAAGATGGTAACACAACTGAAATTTACACCATCACTTACAACGAAGCTGCTCCATCTATGAATGCAGATTTAAAGGAGATTTCATTAAACGGTTTTGCAATAAGTAACTTCGATCCTGCTCAAACAGAGTATACAATTACCTATTTACGTGGAGAAACAACAGTTCCTGAGGTCGATGCTATGGTGGCTGATGAAACGGCTACTTATTCAATAGATGCACCAATGGAAATTCCTGGTGAGACGGTTATTACTGTAACTGCTCAGAATGGAGATGAAAAAGTATATACTTTACATTTCGAATGGACAACAGCCTCAGATATCAATACGGTAGAATACATAAAAGTAAATGATGTGGCGATTGCAGAATTCGATCAGAATACTTTAATGTATGAAGTAACTTACCCTTATGGAACGACAGCTATTCCTACGGTGACATCTTCTACAACAGATGAGTTCGCATCTATAGATATTACACAAGTACCAATGATGCCGGGTGATGCAACTATTGAAGTAACTGCTCAAGATGGATCGGTAAATACATATACTGTCAAATTCTTATTAGGAGCACCTTCCACAGATGCCACTTTAGCTAGTTTAAGCATAGACGGTCAGCCACTTGATAATTTCTCTGCAGATGTATTCGAATACAATGTAGAATATCCGTACGGAACAACTACTATCCCAGAATTATCAGGAGAAACTTCTTTTGTAGATGTAGCGAATGTAGAAACAAACCAAGCCACTGCTATGCCTGGTTCAGCAAGTATTGTTGTTACTGCGCAAGATGGTGTAACAATGTTAACATATACAGTAAATTACAATTGGGGTGATCCTTCAACAGATGCATCTATCACAGCAATTTTATTGGATGGTGTAGCCATGGAAGAATTCGAAGTAGCTACTAATAATTACGAAGTGATGTTACCTGCAAGTACAGAGACTTTACCAGTGATTACGGTGACAACATCAGATGAGAATGCTACTTATGAGGTGTCTACTCTTGAAGGTTTGGAAGGTGAAGTAACGATTACAATTACTGCACAAGACGGAACAACGACATCAACTTATTCTATCAATTTCTCTTTAGAAGTATTATCTGATAATGCCAACTTAACTGCCATTTTATTAGATGATGTAGCCTTGGAAGGATTCAATGCAGATGTTTTTGATTACGAAGTAACGGTATCAGCATTGCAAACAGTTACTTATACTTTAGAAGATGAAACAGCTTCTGTTGAGGTGGTACAAGCAACAGTCTTTGGAGAGAAAGCAATAATT